The Thermococcus sibiricus MM 739 DNA window CTCAGTTAAAGCTTTTGCCGTGATTGGGGTACATCCGGCGGAATTTGCATATCTAGCTGAAAAGAAAGGTGTCGAATATGCAAAAAATGAGGTTATGAAAGCCTTGGATTATGCGCAAAAACTATGTTTTGAGAAAAAGGCCATAGCGATTGGGGAAATAGGGAGACCACATTATGAAGTCAGCAAAGAAATATGGAATGAGAGCATAGAACTCATGAAATATGGGATGGAATTGGCCAAAGAAGCTGATTGTGCTGTCCAACTCCATACAGAAAGCTTTAATGAGGAAAAGTTTAGAGAACTTGGCGAGATAGTCAAAAAGGTGGGAATAAAGCCTTATAAAGTTGTAAAGCACTATTCTCCTCCACTAATAAAAGTAGCAGAGGAAGTTGGCGTGTTTCCCTCAATTCTAGCAAGTAAAAAGGCCTTAATAGAGGCACTTATGCAGGGTGACAGGTTTCTAATGGAAACCGATTACATAGACGATAAACAAAGGCCCGGAGCAGTTCTTGGACCCAAAACTGTGCCAAAAAGGACTTTAGCATTTATTCAGCAGGGACTAATGAGTGAAGAAACTGCTCACAAAATCCACGTGGAGAATCCAAAAAATGTTTATGGGGTGGAGATTGAAGAGTAACTCAAAGCTCTACCTTTTTCACCACCCTTACTTTCCCGGGCTTTCCGATTTCTCCCTCCATCTCAAATACCCTTCCAAAGAACTGCTCAACAACCCAGACGTTGGTTATCAGATGCTTTGTGACTTCACTTACCCATATATCTCCTCCAGCAAAGGTTAAAAATGGAATCAGCTGATCTCCTAAGAACTTATCCACCGCATGCCTTGGGCCTAGCTGTTCTATGAGTGCCTTTGCAGCCTCTCTACCAACAATTTCTGCGGGTTTTCCTCTTTCCCCTAGAGCATCTCCGCCAAGGCGAAGAACATCAGTATTTGCCCAGATAACAATCCCACTCCCGGGGCCGAAGTGAGGGTCTTTTCCCTGTTCATAATATTCTTCATGAATTTTTATTGGGATGGATGGATAGACCCTCTCTAAAGCTTCTTTTGCAGCTTTTGCTTGTCTTATGGCCACATGAGAGGGTAATCTTACAGCATGACTTATTCCCTCAAAGCTGTAGATTTTGTCAAAAGTTCTTGCTACTAAAGGTCTTTTTGTTCCCCATGGATATACTTTCCCGATGACAAAACCCCCACCTCTTGGATAGTGCCCCCGTCTCCTTATTTCAATCTCTACTTTTATTCCAAGCTTTTCAAGAGCATAAAGTGTTATATGTTTCAAATAGTCCACCGGAGGAGACCATGCAACATCAGTCCCCCCTGTTATTTCAAAAGTGACTTCCTCTTCAGCGAAAACCATAGCTGGAAGAAGAGCCTGAAGAACGAGACTTATACTGCCAGCAGTCTTTATGAGTACCTTAACATGTCTTACTCTGGTGCTCTTTGGATAAAATTCGAGCTCGGTTGAACCTTCCTTGGCTCCCTTTACTTTCGCATCGGATAGTTCTTTTAGAGCTAGGATTCCATGTAGATGTTGAGGTCTTAGTCCAGGGTTGGAGCGTTTGGCCCGGATATTGATAATCTTTATCGGCTCTCCTGTAATTACCGAAAGGGCAACGGCTGTTCTGAGGATTTGCCCTCCGCCCTCTCCATAGCTCCCATCAATGACCCTCATCCTCTTCACCAGTGAAAAGTATTAATGCAGTCTTTAAAAGCTCTGATGGTGGCTTTTGTGGCTCCTTAGCTTGAAGTTGCTGGAAGAGTTTCACCAGCAATGAGACAGTTTTAAAAGTCTTATGATAAGGTGATAAGTTAGAAACTAACTTATCTGGGACTTCGATTCCGAGTTCCTTTCTTAGAATATCTACTAATTCCTCATTCGTAAGAGGGGAAAGTGCTATCTTAACCGGAAGAATTATCTTTTCATATTTTTCAGCATTTTGGGTTTCCACGATTATAGTGAACTCTGTTGGAATCCTGATCTTACGTTCATCAATTCTCATTATACGTTTTTCTTTGATCTTTAAAAGCCGTTTTACAAGTTCTATCGGAGGTTCTTCAAGAATTAAAAACCCCTTGTAAGCTTTCAAGAAAATTGGAGACTCATACATATTTTCTCTGATCTCTTTAGCTTCAAAATCCTCAAGGCCATCAATAGAGGAATCCCATGTTAATACCGGAGGTTTTACCAAAACTTCTTCTTTGCCTTCTATGATTACTTCGTGAAGGTCTTTATCAAGAACCCTCAATGAGATATCTCCAATTTTCATGTACCTTGGAAGCCTCACAGCTCCTTTAATAACCTCTTGCAGAACTTTGGGGAGAGGAATTTGTGCATGATTAATTACTAATGTGTTCTGCATGAGTTCAAGAACCTTTAACTTCTCATTGTATCTCGGGGGCAGGTCTAAATTGGTAAAATCAAGCAAAATTGGTTCTTCTTTTAACTTCACATGTTTTTCCTTCTCTTTTATTGAGCGAATTTCAGCCAAAAGGTCTTTGCTAACAGATGTAATCTGGTAGATCTCGGCTTTTCCCTGAAGATATAGTATCCCATTGGAAAGCAACTTAAGACCCAGCCGAGCAAGAAAAGAGGAAAGCTCACTTTCAGTTCTTGTGCTTATTATCTCCTTCCCCTCCACGCTCTCATAGCCTTTGTCAACAATGACAAAATCAGATGGATGGATCTCTTTTGCATAAAGAAAGTCCTCTAGCAGGGTTTTTGCCAATTCTTCACTCTCTGCATACACTTTGATGAATTCAACTACATCATTCTTCCTAACTCCAATAAAAACAACGCCATTGTACCTCTCTTTGGGGGTTAATAAATCAGTCTCCATGATATTTCCTAGGGCCTTGTTTCTTATATTCTTTTTTTAGATACTCATGAAACCTAAAGGCTCACCAGTATCAAGATTCACTATTTTTACTTCTCTTTTTCTTGTATCAAGAAGTGCTACACTCTTTACACCGCTTACATACCCGCAGACTTCACCTGGATTAAGAACTATGCTCCGTCCCCTTTCCCTAATTTCATACTTATGTGTATGGCCTCTGATAACAACATCATAAAGCTGACTCTTAGCAAATGCCTCTACTATTTTCTCATTTGTACCGTGAAGAACAACTATTCTGAGGCCATCAACTTCTAATTCCAATATCTCGTCCTCTACTCCTACCGTGTTTTTTAGTCCCTCTTTCTCCCCGTCGTTGTTACCAAAAACACCTCTCAATGGTGCTTTGAGCTTTGAAAATTCCTTTTTTACAAACGGAGCAACGTAATCGCCTGCATGAATCACCAAATCTACATTTTCACTGTTAAAAAACTCAATTGCCTTTGAAATTGCTGGTAGATTGTCGTGAGTGTCGCTCATTATTCCTATCAGCATACTATCACCTCTGATATACCCAAGAAGAAGGGGTTTATATTTTTATTCATTGGGCTAAAGCTTAAGAAGTTCACAACTCCAATATTCTATTGCACAGTATGGGTGAGATAACATGTTGATGGGAAGGACTTTCATTCCAGTGAAGGTATTAAGGTCATTCAAAACATGGAAACCCGGAGATATGATATTATTAGAAGATTGGAAGGCTAAAGAGCTCTGGGAAAGTGGAATAGTGGAAATTATCGATGAAAGTGAAAAAATAATTAGTGAACTTGATCAAGTGATTGCTGAAGAACGGGCCAATGAACCAATAATGCCTCTCCCCACAGGCCTTTATTCAAGAGCTGAGTTTTATATATATTACCTGGAGAACTACGTGAGGAAAAAGACGGAGATAGAGATAGACGTACTCAACGCTAAGATGACAAAACTCTCAAATCTTAAGAAGAAATATGAACACCTAAAGAAGCTCAGGTTCAAAAAGATACTCAACGCGATAATGTTTCGTCCGGGGAGTCTAGAGATTTTAAACAGACTCGCACCTGAGGAAAAGAAGATTTATCTTCAGATTTCTCAAATAAGGAATGAATGGTTAGGTGAGAGCTAATGGATAAACAAGACATGATTGAACGGTTCGTAAAGTTTTTGAAAGATTACACAGACGACGAAGGGAATAGGGTGTATTTGAATAAAATAAGGGATATTCTTACTGTCACCCCTAAAAGATCTATAACTATTAGCTGGGAGCACCTGAACGCCTTTGATCCAGAGCTAGCTGAAGAACTCACCACAACCCCGGAGGAAGTTATTTCAGCTGCCGAAGATGCCATTCAAATAGTTCTTCAAGAGGAATTTTTTAGAAAAGAACTATTTAAAATCCATGCCCGCTTTTTTGAGTTGCCAAAAACATACCTTGTAAAAGAACTAGGAAGTGAGCATATAAACAAGCTCATCCAGGTGGAAGGGATAATAACAAGAATCACCGAGGTAAAGCCATTTGTTTCAAGAGCAGTTTATCTGTGTAAAGACTGTGGTCATGAAATGGTTCGACTCCAAAAACCTTTTGCCAGCCTTATAAAGCCCAATAAATGCGAAAATTGTGGTAGCAGGAATGTGGAGCTGGATGTAGATAAAAGTACTTTTCTTAATTTCCAAAGTTTTAGACTTCAGGATAGGCCCGAAAGCCTTAGAGGAGGCCAAATGCCACGTTTTGTTGATGTTATTCTTTTAGACGATCTTGTTGACATTGCACTCCCTGGAGATAGAGTTATTATCACTGGAGTTCTGAGAGTCGTTCTTGAACAGAAAGATAAGCGGCCAATATTTAGGAAGATAATTGAGGCCAACTATATAGAACAGTTAAGCAAAGAAATAGAAGAGCTTGAAATAACTCCTGAAGATGAACAAAAAATCAAGGAACTAGCAAAGAGAAAAGATGTTGTGGATGTTATAGTGGAGTCTATTGCACCCGCAATATATGGAATGAAAAAAGAAAAACTTGGCATTGCTCTCGCTTTATTTGGGGGAAGGACTCAACAACTCCCTGATGGCACTAGGTTGAGAGGAGAAAGTCATATTTTGCTCGTAGGAGATCCTGGAGTAGCTAAATGTGTAGAATATAACACCAATGTATTATTAGCCGATGGAAGTATTGAAAAAATCGGTAAAATAGTGGAAGAAGCCATCAAAAGAGCAGAAGAAAATGGCACTCTTGGGAAAGTAGATGATGGATTCTATGCACCAATCAATCTGTCAATTTTCGCTTTAGATACTAGAACTTTAAAGGTTACAAAAGCTAGAGCAAACATTGCATGGAAACGAAAAACACCGGGAAAGATGTTTATAGTTAAAACCAAAACAGGAAAAGAAATAAAAGTTACGCCAACTCACCCCTTCTTTACGTTTGAAAACGGAGAATTCAAAACAAGAAGTGCTAAGGACTTAACCGCTGAAGATCTAATTGCAGTACCAAGAGGGTTTCATCACTTTGGAGAAGAGCAATCTTTGAATAGTGATGCTTTGCCATCTCTAGGGAATGTTCTGCGAGAGATAAGAGAAGTCTTGGGCCTTTCTCAATTTGAGGTCGGTATAAATCCCTCAACTTATCTCCATTATGAGAGAAACGAGGAAAGACCCACCAGAGAGCACCTTATGAAAATAGTTGAAACATTTGAAAGAGTAGCGATTAGCGAAAAGATTGATGAAGCCGTTATAAGAAAAATAGAGCTCTTAAAACTTCTTGCAAACTCAGACATCTTCTGGGATGGGATTGAGGATATCAAAGTTTATACACCAAAGGATGAATGGGTTTACGACCTTCAAGTTCCAGAGCACCACAACTTCATAGCTAACGATATTTTTGTCCACAACAGCCAGCTGCTCCGCTATGTATCGAATTTAGCACCAAGAGCCATTTACACAAGTGGTAAGAGCAGCTCGGCCGCAGGTTTGTGTGTTGCACCTGAAAGCATAATTGAAACAAATCTGGGCAGTTTTAGGATCGGAAACCTTGTAGAAAAGGTAATTCCTCATAAAGTCGAAGAATATGAGAGTGTAGATGCTGAAAAACTTGGGCTTGCAGTAAAAACTCAGAATGGATATCAAAAAGTCTTGAAACTTTGGAAATTAAAAGCCCCAGAAAAGCTCGTGCGTATAACCACTTCCAACGGTGCTAGCATTATTGTTACTCCAGAAACAAAACTTTTAACCCCCTCAGGATGGGTCCCTGCTGAAAAACTCAAGGGAGAAGTTCTCACAGTTGCTGGCCCACAATCTGTCTCAGTTGAGCTCATTCAAAGTCCCTACGAATACGTCTATGATCTTACAGTAGAAAACTCACACAGCTTTATTGCGAATGGTTTTATAGTCCATAATACTGCCGCTGCTGTCCGCGATGAATTAACTGGTTCTTGGGTTTTAGAGGCGGGAGTTCTTGTCTTAGCCGATATGGGTGTCGCTCTTATTGACGAGATCGACAAAATGAGCGATAGGGATAGGAGCTCTATACATGAGGCACTTGAGCAGCAGACGGTTAGTATCTCCAAAGCGGGAATTACGGCAACTTTAAACGCAAGAACTACCGTTATAGCTGCTGCTAATCCAAAATATGGAAGGTTTAATAGAATGAAATCCCTTCCGGAGCAGCTCGACCTCCCTCCAACGCTATTAAGCAGATTCGACCTCATTTTTGTCCTTCTTGATGAACCGGACGAAAAGTTTGATTCCGAAGTAGCCGAGCATATTTTAAAAGTCAGAAAGGGAGGAACTGAGGAAATCATTCCAAAGGTCCCATATGACCTCCTTAAAAAGTACATAGCATATGCTAGGAAGAACATTCATCCCACTCTGACTAGAGAGGCCATGGAAGAGATAAAGAGGTACTACATAAGAATGAGAAAAACTATAGGGAAAGGGGCTGAAAATGAGGGTATTAAGCCCATACCAATCACTCCTAGGCAGTTGGAGGCCCTTATAAGGCTTAGCGAAGCCCACGCGCGCATGAGGCTAAGTGAGGTAATTACGAGAGAAGATGCAAAGGTAGCCATAGAACTGGTGGAATATACACTAAGGAAAACCGCAATAGATGAAGAAGGGAATATCGACGTTAGCATTTTAGAGATCGGAAAATCTTCAAGAAAAATAAACAAAATGGATAGAGTGCTGAATATAATTAAAGAGTTACAAGATCTTGAAGATTATGGAGCTCCCAGAGATGAAGTGATAAAAGAAGCAAGCAAACAAGGAGTAAGCAAAAGTGAAACTGAAAAGATAATAGAAGAACTAAAGGCCAACTCGATGATATATGAGCCGAGGAGTGGATACTATAAGATCTTGTGAAAAGGTTAATAAAGCACCTTCAGAAAGTATACCGAGGTGAGGAAAATGGAACATGATTATTACGATTATGAAAAACTTTTAGAGAAAGCTTATGATGAACTCCCCGAAAATGTGAAACATCATGATTCAAGATTTGAGGTCCCAACCGCAGTTGTCACGATAGAGGGTAATAAAACACTAATAGAAAACTTCAGAGACATTGCAGAGGCAATGAATAGAGATCCAAATCATCTACTTAAGTTCATCCTGAGAGAAGTTGCTACAGCAGGTGCTTTAGAGGGAAGAAGAGTGGTTTTGCAGGGCCGTTTTACTCCATATATGATAGCTAACAAACTGAAGAAGTACCTCAAAGAATACGTTATCTGTCCTGTATGTGGTTCACCAGATACGAAAATCATTAAAAAAGATCGCTTCCATTTCTTAAAGTGTGAAGCATGTGGTGCAGAGACTCCAATAACCCATCTCTGAACTCTTTTTCATGCTTTTATTTGTGTACATGTATTCTTCCGGCCATTTTATGGTTATGAAAATCCTTTTAAAGGGGTTTACAAACTACAAAGTAGTTAACTAATAGTTATGGGGGCAACTCTTATGAGTATGGAGGAAAAAGTGAAGGAGCTTTATGAGAAGAAGGAAGAGATTCTCAAAATGGGTGGAGAAGCTGGAGTTCAAAAGCAGCACGAAAAAGGGAAACTCACAGCAAGAGAAAGAATTGAAAAACTTTTAGATCCCGGAAGTTTCGTTGAACTTGGAGCCTTCGTGAAGCATAGAAACACCGAATTCGGCCTTGATAAGATGGAACTACCCGCTGATGGCGTTATAACAGGTTACGGAACGATCGATGGAAGATTAGTATTCGTTTTTGCCCAAGATTTTACAGTAATGGGTGGTTCCCTTGGAGAAATGCACGCAGCAAAAATAAAGCGAGTTATGGAGCTTGCATTAGAAGCCGGAGCTCCAGTAAT harbors:
- a CDS encoding ATP-binding protein, which gives rise to MDKQDMIERFVKFLKDYTDDEGNRVYLNKIRDILTVTPKRSITISWEHLNAFDPELAEELTTTPEEVISAAEDAIQIVLQEEFFRKELFKIHARFFELPKTYLVKELGSEHINKLIQVEGIITRITEVKPFVSRAVYLCKDCGHEMVRLQKPFASLIKPNKCENCGSRNVELDVDKSTFLNFQSFRLQDRPESLRGGQMPRFVDVILLDDLVDIALPGDRVIITGVLRVVLEQKDKRPIFRKIIEANYIEQLSKEIEELEITPEDEQKIKELAKRKDVVDVIVESIAPAIYGMKKEKLGIALALFGGRTQQLPDGTRLRGESHILLVGDPGVAKCVEYNTNVLLADGSIEKIGKIVEEAIKRAEENGTLGKVDDGFYAPINLSIFALDTRTLKVTKARANIAWKRKTPGKMFIVKTKTGKEIKVTPTHPFFTFENGEFKTRSAKDLTAEDLIAVPRGFHHFGEEQSLNSDALPSLGNVLREIREVLGLSQFEVGINPSTYLHYERNEERPTREHLMKIVETFERVAISEKIDEAVIRKIELLKLLANSDIFWDGIEDIKVYTPKDEWVYDLQVPEHHNFIANDIFVHNSQLLRYVSNLAPRAIYTSGKSSSAAGLCVAPESIIETNLGSFRIGNLVEKVIPHKVEEYESVDAEKLGLAVKTQNGYQKVLKLWKLKAPEKLVRITTSNGASIIVTPETKLLTPSGWVPAEKLKGEVLTVAGPQSVSVELIQSPYEYVYDLTVENSHSFIANGFIVHNTAAAVRDELTGSWVLEAGVLVLADMGVALIDEIDKMSDRDRSSIHEALEQQTVSISKAGITATLNARTTVIAAANPKYGRFNRMKSLPEQLDLPPTLLSRFDLIFVLLDEPDEKFDSEVAEHILKVRKGGTEEIIPKVPYDLLKKYIAYARKNIHPTLTREAMEEIKRYYIRMRKTIGKGAENEGIKPIPITPRQLEALIRLSEAHARMRLSEVITREDAKVAIELVEYTLRKTAIDEEGNIDVSILEIGKSSRKINKMDRVLNIIKELQDLEDYGAPRDEVIKEASKQGVSKSETEKIIEELKANSMIYEPRSGYYKIL
- the rtcA gene encoding RNA 3'-terminal phosphate cyclase, translating into MRVIDGSYGEGGGQILRTAVALSVITGEPIKIINIRAKRSNPGLRPQHLHGILALKELSDAKVKGAKEGSTELEFYPKSTRVRHVKVLIKTAGSISLVLQALLPAMVFAEEEVTFEITGGTDVAWSPPVDYLKHITLYALEKLGIKVEIEIRRRGHYPRGGGFVIGKVYPWGTKRPLVARTFDKIYSFEGISHAVRLPSHVAIRQAKAAKEALERVYPSIPIKIHEEYYEQGKDPHFGPGSGIVIWANTDVLRLGGDALGERGKPAEIVGREAAKALIEQLGPRHAVDKFLGDQLIPFLTFAGGDIWVSEVTKHLITNVWVVEQFFGRVFEMEGEIGKPGKVRVVKKVEL
- a CDS encoding Gins 23 protein, coding for MLMGRTFIPVKVLRSFKTWKPGDMILLEDWKAKELWESGIVEIIDESEKIISELDQVIAEERANEPIMPLPTGLYSRAEFYIYYLENYVRKKTEIEIDVLNAKMTKLSNLKKKYEHLKKLRFKKILNAIMFRPGSLEILNRLAPEEKKIYLQISQIRNEWLGES
- a CDS encoding TatD family hydrolase → MIIFDNHFHVDPFKGLFLEAVKQFHRAGGTHLNIVYKSAHDYGFNGARAEDFMKAMNFHIELVEKINRETSVKAFAVIGVHPAEFAYLAEKKGVEYAKNEVMKALDYAQKLCFEKKAIAIGEIGRPHYEVSKEIWNESIELMKYGMELAKEADCAVQLHTESFNEEKFRELGEIVKKVGIKPYKVVKHYSPPLIKVAEEVGVFPSILASKKALIEALMQGDRFLMETDYIDDKQRPGAVLGPKTVPKRTLAFIQQGLMSEETAHKIHVENPKNVYGVEIEE
- a CDS encoding metallophosphoesterase; the protein is MLIGIMSDTHDNLPAISKAIEFFNSENVDLVIHAGDYVAPFVKKEFSKLKAPLRGVFGNNDGEKEGLKNTVGVEDEILELEVDGLRIVVLHGTNEKIVEAFAKSQLYDVVIRGHTHKYEIRERGRSIVLNPGEVCGYVSGVKSVALLDTRKREVKIVNLDTGEPLGFMSI
- a CDS encoding translation initiation factor IF-2 subunit beta: MEHDYYDYEKLLEKAYDELPENVKHHDSRFEVPTAVVTIEGNKTLIENFRDIAEAMNRDPNHLLKFILREVATAGALEGRRVVLQGRFTPYMIANKLKKYLKEYVICPVCGSPDTKIIKKDRFHFLKCEACGAETPITHL